The Dehalobacter sp. DCM sequence TTACTGAGCTGGCGGAACGAAAAAACGACCTGGTGGGTAAATATTCCGGCGGCATGAAAAGAAAACTGATGATTGCCAGGGCGCTGATGCATAATCCGGAGATTCTGCTTTTAGATGAACCGACCGTCGGACTGGATGCTTCGGCCAGGAGGAAAATGTGGGACTTGTTAAGAAGCTTGAAAAGCAGAGGTCTGACCGTGCTCTTAACAACGCACTATATTGAAGAAGCCGAGGTGCTGTGCGACAGGGTAGGACTCATTAATAGCGGGGCCCTTGTGGAATTGGATACCCCCCGGAACTTGATTGATAAAGTCGGTAAATTTGCTGTTGAAAATTTTATCAACGGCAAGACCAAGGAAGAATTTTTTGAGACCAGAGAAAAGGCTGTAGCCTATGCAGCTGCTTTAGAAGGAAGCGTCAATATCCGGCCGTCCAATCTGGAGGATGTTTTCCTGAAATTAACCAACAGAAGGGTGGAATCCTGATGGCTGCCTTATACGGCATATTGTGGCAGGAGTTTGTATTATTTAAAAGAAAATTTTGGAGCACAACGATCGGTGCCATGGTTTCACCAACACTGTATCTGATCGCTTTCGGCTGGGGTTTGGGGAGCGGGATGCAGGTAGAGGGACGCTCTTACATGGAGTTTGTGATTCCGGGGATTATCGCTATGAGTACGATGCTGGTGAGCTTCAGTAATTCGGCCAACTCGATCAATATTTCCAGAATGTATTACAAAACGTTTGAGGAATTTATGGTGGCACCCGTGAATATGACGGTTTTTGCGCTGGGCAAAATCATTGCGGGCGCGTTTTATGGCGCTTATTCCGCACTTTTAATTATTGTCTTGGTATCTGTTTTTGCCGGAGGCCTTGCCATAACACCGTATTTTATTTTGATTACCCTGTTAAACTGTTTTGTCTTTGCGGCCGGCGGTTTTTTAGCCGGTTTGTTGATCAACTCGCACGGGGGCATGGCTAAGTTTTCCAACTTCGTGATAACCCCGATGTCTTTTCTTTGCGGCACATTTTTTTCCATTGAGAAAATGCCTTTGGCACTCCAGTATCTTATTCAGGTGTTGCCACTAACCCATACCAGCTCGGGATTAAGGAGCACGGGCGAAGGAACGGCGATGATGGTGCTGCATTTTGGTGTTCTGGCCTTCTATTTCATCGCACTATTTATTGTAGGATCACGCTATTGCAAAAAGGTTGAATAAAAACAGTATATTGTTGTATAACAAAATATTGGAAACAGGTGCCGGGTGTCTTTTTGCTGTATAGAAATGATTCACCGGTGAAAAGGGAAGTGGGTGTAAATCCCACGCGGTCCCGCCGCTGTAAAAGAGGAGTCCCTCCAGGAATGCCACTGAAAATCGGGAAGGCAGGAGGAGACAATGAGCCTTAAGTCAGAAGACCTGCCTGTATTCGACACACTAGCAACTTCACGCGTGATGGAGGGTGTATGAGGATTTAGTACCTAATTTTCGAGTTAGGCTCTCATTACCCGTGTTGCCGGGTGATGAGAGTTTTTTTAGTATATCAGATTCATTATGAAGGGTGGAAAAATAGTTGAGTCGATTTGTATACCCTTTTTCAGCAATTGTCGGCCAGGAAAAACTGCAGAAGGGACTTATATTCAATGCGATAAATCCTAAAATCAACGGCATATTAATCCGGGGAGAAAAAGGCACCGCCAAATCAACTGCAGTAAGGGCGCTGGCAGCTCTGCTCCCGGTAATAGAAATGGCGGAAGGTTGCAGGTTCAACTGCAATCCGCAAGACGCAGCCAGTTTATGCGCAGATTGCCGGGAAAGAATTGCGGCGGGGCAAGTTTTGACAACGAGGAAACGCCCGGTGCAGGTCATTGACTTGCCGGTCTCGGCGACCGAAGACCGGGTTGTTGGGAGCCTGGATTTTGAGTATGCCATAAAATACGGGAAACCGCGTTTTGAACCGGGCATCCTGGCCAAAGCCAACCGGGGAATTGTATATATCGATGAAGTGAATCTTCTGGATGATCATATAGTGGATGTGCTACTTGATGCGGCGGCTATGGGTACCAATATTGTGGAACGGGAAGGGATTTCCTATGCGCATCCGGCGGAATTTATGCTGGTTGGCACCATGAACCCCGAGGAAGGAGAACTGCGGCCGCAGTTTTTGGACCGGTTTGGTTTATGCGTACAGGTTCAAGGGGTCAAAGACCCACAGATACGCGTAGAAATCATTAAACGGCGCGAAGAATATGACGCGGATCCCCTTGGGTTTATTGCCAAATGGGAAAAAGAAGAACAAAACCTGGCCAAACGGATTGCTGCGGCCAGGAAGATTGTAGCTCAAATCCAAATCTCCAATGAGTTGATTAATCTGGCAGCTGACTTATGTGTCAAAGAAAATGTCGCCGGGCATCGGGCGGATATTACGCTGGTCACGACTGCCCGTACCATTGCAGCCTGGCACGGACGGACAGAAGTATTGGCAGACGATATTCAGGAAGCGGCGGAATTGGTTCTTTTCCACCGTTTCCGCGAAGCGCCTCCGCCATCCCGGGAACAACAGGAGACCCAGCAGGAGGAACCGGAGGAGCAAGACACGAACGAGCAGGATCCCGCGGATAACGACCGGACAGAAGAAGACCCGAGGCAGGAAGATGCTGAACCGCAAGAACCTAAGGAAACGGAAGAAACACTGGAACAAGAAAAACCTGAACCGCAAACGGACCCTGAGGACGGGGAGGAGCAGGAAGCGGAAGAAGATCCGGAAGAACATTCGGAAGAAGAACAGCCGATGTCCCCGCCGTCAGCCCCGTTGGAGAAAGTCTTCGCAATCGGCAACCCTTTTACCGTCAAAAAAATCGCCAATGAAAGGGACCCGATCTTGCGCAAGGGATCAGGACGGCGTTCCCGGACCAAGACCGCTTCCCGGGCAGGACGGTATATCCGCAGCACCCTGCAGCGCCGGAATAATGACCTGGCCTTTGACGCTACCATGCGTTCGGCAGCGCCGCACCAGATTTACCGCCGCAGGGAGGGTGTCGCCATTGCCATTGAAACAGCGGATATCCGGGAGAAAATACGGGAAAAACGCATCGGCAATTTATTGCTTTTCTTAGTTGATGCCAGCGGTTCCATGGGAGCCCAGCAGCGAATGGTAGAAACAAAGGGAGCGATTCTATCGTTATTACTGGATGCTTATCAAAAGAGAGACAAGATCGGGTTAATTGCTTTTAAGGGTAATACGGCTGAGGTG is a genomic window containing:
- a CDS encoding ABC transporter ATP-binding protein, yielding MLRLINLTKKYGNLTAVNALNLEIEDGEFFGLLGPNGAGKTTTVRMISTLTPITSGDIIINNESMDRNLVAVKIKIGVVPQHNNLENEMTAWKNLEAHGMLYHMPKALRKQRITELLEFTELAERKNDLVGKYSGGMKRKLMIARALMHNPEILLLDEPTVGLDASARRKMWDLLRSLKSRGLTVLLTTHYIEEAEVLCDRVGLINSGALVELDTPRNLIDKVGKFAVENFINGKTKEEFFETREKAVAYAAALEGSVNIRPSNLEDVFLKLTNRRVES
- a CDS encoding ABC transporter permease, which translates into the protein MAALYGILWQEFVLFKRKFWSTTIGAMVSPTLYLIAFGWGLGSGMQVEGRSYMEFVIPGIIAMSTMLVSFSNSANSINISRMYYKTFEEFMVAPVNMTVFALGKIIAGAFYGAYSALLIIVLVSVFAGGLAITPYFILITLLNCFVFAAGGFLAGLLINSHGGMAKFSNFVITPMSFLCGTFFSIEKMPLALQYLIQVLPLTHTSSGLRSTGEGTAMMVLHFGVLAFYFIALFIVGSRYCKKVE
- a CDS encoding putative cobaltochelatase, which produces MSRFVYPFSAIVGQEKLQKGLIFNAINPKINGILIRGEKGTAKSTAVRALAALLPVIEMAEGCRFNCNPQDAASLCADCRERIAAGQVLTTRKRPVQVIDLPVSATEDRVVGSLDFEYAIKYGKPRFEPGILAKANRGIVYIDEVNLLDDHIVDVLLDAAAMGTNIVEREGISYAHPAEFMLVGTMNPEEGELRPQFLDRFGLCVQVQGVKDPQIRVEIIKRREEYDADPLGFIAKWEKEEQNLAKRIAAARKIVAQIQISNELINLAADLCVKENVAGHRADITLVTTARTIAAWHGRTEVLADDIQEAAELVLFHRFREAPPPSREQQETQQEEPEEQDTNEQDPADNDRTEEDPRQEDAEPQEPKETEETLEQEKPEPQTDPEDGEEQEAEEDPEEHSEEEQPMSPPSAPLEKVFAIGNPFTVKKIANERDPILRKGSGRRSRTKTASRAGRYIRSTLQRRNNDLAFDATMRSAAPHQIYRRREGVAIAIETADIREKIREKRIGNLLLFLVDASGSMGAQQRMVETKGAILSLLLDAYQKRDKIGLIAFKGNTAEVLLPPTNSVEMGQKLLEELPTGGKTPLSAGLYKAYEVAKTNLFKEPNISPLLIIISDGKGNVSMGEDKALVEVQKMAQIIQEAERIKTLVIDVEKEGLITFGLAQKLAQTLGGDYFKIDDLKADTLVQAVKQA